Part of the Clupea harengus unplaced genomic scaffold, Ch_v2.0.2, whole genome shotgun sequence genome, TAATTTAAAAACACTCAAACTGGACATAGTTGTTTTCATAATGACGTTGGAGAGGTTGCCATGCTTGCATACATGGGTTAAAACAACAAGAGGACTCAGAAACTGACTGGATTTGTCAAACTCCTGAGAGTGAAAGTAAAGTTTGTGGAAAAGTTACAACGAGAGGGAAGTTGGAACCAGATTTATATTTACTCTTGGAAAATGGCTTCAAAGCTAGAAGAGGATAtatcctgtcctgtgtgcactGAAATCTTCAAGGACCCAGTTCTTCTGTCATGTAGTCACAGCTTCTGTAAAGTCTGTCTGCAGCAGTACTGGGGAACCAAAGGATCCAGagaatgtccagtctgcaggaggaGGTCATCAAAGGATAATCCACCAATGAACCTTGCATTAAAAAACCTGTGTGAGACATTTTTACaggagagaggtcagagaggagcaCTCTGTAGTCTCCATGGCGACAAACTCAAGCTGTTTTGTCACGATGAtcagcagcttgtgtgtgtggtgtgtcgagaCTCAAAACTCCACAGGAATCACCAGTTCAGTCCCATTGCTGAAGCAGTAGTTGACCGTAAGGTAAGTTTGATGACCACAAGATTTTGTATTGGATATTTAACAATAAGCTATAGCCCGATATTTAGTTCATCATTATAAACAATGATTTGCTAATCACAATATTAAAACTCCCTGTAGTTGCTGTTATTATTGTAACtcaacactaggtggcagcaccaTCATTTCACTACTTTGCACCATCAAAAATGTGTTCACAAAACATCCAACTGAAATGTATCAATGTGTTACTTTAGTGGTGACAATCCATGTTCTGCCAAAGTCATATTTAAAAATCTGACTCAGTATTCCTGTAGTCAAGAGGCTCACTGTCTTGAGAGACTTGATTTGTCTTTACTATTTTCACATTCCAGACTTTTCATAAATATGTCAAAAgacaactgtctctctctctctcttcaaggaGGAGCTGAAGGTCAAAGTGGATCCCTTAAAGGAAAAGCTAAAGGCTTTTGAACAAGTAAAACTCACCTATGAtgaaacagcaaaacacattaAGGTGAGAGTCAGGACTCAAGCATGAATAGAATATCTACAGACGTTGGAAGAAGCTTTTATGAAGTGTGTTAATCCAGAGGAATTCCCTAGTAGACACTTTCTCTGTTATTGACCTTATTCCAGACTCAGGCCAAGCACACAGAGAAGatgatcaaggaggagtttgagaagcttcaccagtttctacgagatgaagaggcagccaggacagctacactgagggaggaagaggagcagaagggtcagatgatgaaggagaaaatTGAGacgatgagcagagagatctcatctctttcagacacaatcagagccatagaagagAAGATGacagctgatgacatcacatttctACAAGTAAGAACCATCTACTGTCcttatcatagtgtgtgtgtgtgtgtgtgtgtgtgtgtgtgtgtgtgtgcgcgtgtgtgtgtgtgtgtgtgcatgtgtgtgtgtgtgtgtgtgtgtgtgtgtgtgtgtgtgtgtgtgtgtgtgtgtgtgtgtgtgtgtgtgtgtgtgtgtgtgtgtgtgtgtgtgtgtgtataagtttaGTGTGCAGGTGGCAGTGGCGGTGAGGTAGCGTAGAGTTAGGTAATGTCACCTGAAGAGTATGACACTTTGGAGGAAGAATGTCCTTGAACTCAGCTGTTAATGACTTCCCAAATCACCTGTGGAGAAACTCAGCTCTGGCCAATCACCATCATTCATATACAGccacactcaatcacactcttacacttagacacactcatactcagcCACAGTTgactgaaaatgtgtttatctgtgtcttccaatgtcctctgtgtataaaatgtaaaatggtcGTTGACAAAAGAAACAGGATGAATGGGACAGGGGCAACTGGAAAAAAACCCTGACATGAATCAGGTGCTGAAGGTGAGAGTTTGTGtaaggtgaaaattcactcaagttacctcaggactccggagttgcatttaagtatatttattcaacaacaacaagcttgtcgggctcacccacgtcctggcaggccagagagaggcacaggcctactctcagagtgtgtgagagagagagagagagagagagagagcccaggctcactcccagaccgccgcagaagttagcgttctctgacgccaaaacactttgtcagcagggataatcacatGGTGGGTCTCTGACATCTATCGTCGTCTTACTACGCTTTCTGTCTTGTAAAGATGTCAGTTCGAcgcttcttatcacctctggtccaaacatgctctagcacatatgcagactaagtggagtgttgtgcacgttcacacctctcatgaactagttcaaagttcagttcatacaagtaaacatgaatcgttcacgtgcATAGGTCACCATTtcaattctgaactagttcatagttcagttcattttaattttttttttaattattgcaaatttttcaggaggacataatttgcacagaaaggtgagatttttactgtcggaaactttatcagacagtgtgtaaaaatcccgcacataataataaggtggatcggatgtaggcctactcgctgagtctgcgtctctgttttcgctttcacttgccatttttatattgacacccagagctgttgccttggaatacgttgcttgtttggtatacatgtgtgtgcgatgattcatgggtaatgtagggcgaagtcgagttagttggtttaggtatcgcagaaatcatacgggtactgttatagaaggggttcgggaaatgtgtaatcactgagggtcatccgattagaatggaaaagaatggagacttggatattcagtttgattctaaACTCTTTGTATTACATTAACAACAATaaatgggataaattgtaggtgggtgtatgtttgtatgtgtgtatgagtgtgtgtgtgtgtgtgtgtgtgaaagtaaagtacaaacagaaaatatacattaatacacagccctgtagtaccatttaaataatgaattatacagggaactaaaggtaataatttaacctcttcagcaatgacatgctactggcttaatctcagatcaacaagggcatgtaggctacactaaatgaaagaccgctcaaaagttagcataggtaaaccctgtaacactcgtatttgtacattagcagcttatgctaagcgagttcatgaacagtgcatcatgctagatcaattaagtgacagtgctctcgtaacaatgatgagaaagctaaactataacaaacacataatgacaaggtaggctacaaagtcaaactcacgtatacatggacgcacacaacttcaacaaagtgcaatgTTCAATtatgaaaatatgcccgaagttaactgtcactccatctaaatatgccgtgaagcgatatctaaacattgcaccgtgagaagtggagtcacatgaccaacgcaattaccaaatatggtaatTTACCGAAatatggtctgtctgggcaatttaacaaataattactatggcctttttaacaggtaggcctactgagcaacgacatggtacaagcattcgatttagacagcgtctttcctcagcagaaggaaaacattccgtaatgttttagctagacctcagtggcgcttgacctcagataatatgaacttgttcaccgttcaaattcattatttgtcattaagttGCGTTCGGTTCATCGTTCTcctaaaaatgaacgtgttcatgcacaacactgactaagtggcacctaataatctaagtaacacacacacagaaacacagaaaagccatgttcctgcttacataagcataTGATTcattgtcagcagggataatcacatGGTGGGTGGTAGAGGAGAGTAGGTTTCcatgagtaaataaataaaggtttATTATGAGACATTTGCATACCAATCACGTTAAATACATTTATCCTTCATCATTTCACAGAattacaagagcacagtggaaaggtgagtgatctgcctcctgtctctctcttctctgtggttctgaacccaaacccacagcagcactgactcctgaatgttattccagagcccagtgcacactgcaggatccagagagggtttcaggagctctgatcaatgtggcaaaacacctgggcaacctgaagttcagagtctgggagaagatgcaggagattgtCCAATACAGTGAGTActgactgaaacacacatacacacacacacacacacacacacacacacacacacacacacacacacacacacacacacacagagagagaagggggcatACATTGATTTTACATGATCAATGCATAGTAAAATGGATGATACACTACTGTTCAGTTTCATTGAAAgcacatttgacacacacacactcacacacacatgcatgcaaacatttcaacacatttaaaatatagaGAACACCCACTTTGAAATACATGCCACAGAGAAattaacacacacctacacactgccacacacactttcacagagagagtgtttccatacTCTAACACTGGCATCCTTACTCTGAGGATCTTACCAGTGAAGCCTGAATGACAGCAGAGCTCCCCTACTAGAGGCCCAGCagatgtgaaacacacacacacacacacacacacacacacacacacacacacacacacacacacacacatataaacacacacacacacctctcctacTACAGCTCATAACGTCTCTGCTTCTTCTCTcataagagcacacacacacacacacaaacatacaaacacacacacaaacatacacacacacacacacacacacacacacacatacacacacacacacaaacatacaaacacacacacacacacacacacacatacacacacacacacaagactaagACTGGGTCTcgaaatatatggtataaaattaatactaactacacacacacacacacatctcccctacTAAAGCTCATACGTCTCTGCTTCTTATCTCAtaagaccatacacacacacagacaacaatacacacacacggacacacatacacacacacacacacacacatgcacatatgcacacacacacacacacacacacacacacacacacacacacacacacacacacacacacacacacacacacacatacacaactcccCATATGGATCTCAAACATCCCTTTGTGACCATGTCTGCCCAGGCCCCCCCAGCAGTGGATAATACACAGCCACAACCACCAATAACGGCTGTGTTCAATTCAaaaacactatacacacacaaccacccgaCTGCCAAGCAGAATACAGAAACTTTGGGTTAAATGATTTGCCAGGACTTCTTGTCCTACTCAATGGTTGAAAACACGGGTTTCCGTAAGCTCCTAACTGTCACTGCACCATGCTACAGGGTATCCTCACGCATGCATTTTTCACGTACAGTTGGACCAAACCTGTACTGTGATGTTAAAGCAAAGGTGAGGAAATCCCTGTTAAGCATGGAGGGTGATGTGGTTAACTGTACCACAGACATTTGGACAAGCTTTGGGGTTCAGACCGTTCATGAAACTTAGAttagttaaaaataaaaacaagagagagagagatgaaaagcaCAGTATGAGGAagtgaaaatgtatttcatatttaaaaacataataaaTGAATAGAATGAATCAGTTTGATGCTTTGAAAACACACCAATTGCCTTACCAATGAATATTAGGCTAAATATTAGGCTAAATAATACAACATGTGCCTGATTTAACATGACTTCTGACATAAGCCACACCCACTTCTGGCTTCTATCTGATTCCAGACCCAAAGACAGATCATTGTGTTGAtttaacagatacaaatacagataatgACCTCTTTCAACctaaaccatttgtgtttctcactctacagctcctgtgactctggatcccaacactgcaagCCCAcgtctcatcctgtctgaggatctgaccagtgtgagatgGGGTGATGAGCGACAGCAGCTTCCtcataacccagagagatttgataagTGGGCTGACATcgtgggctctgagggctttaactcagggactcactgctgggatgtggaggttggagagaacacatggtggtttgtgggtgtgatgacagagtctctccagaggaagggagactaTGACTCCATGAGTGGACTGTGGTATGTGTATCATCAAGATGGTAAATATGGAGCATGGTCTCCACCGCAGCCCTCCACTcgcctcacagtgaagcagaaactccagaggatcagagtgcagctggactggaacagaggaaaactgtcattctctgaccctgataataacacacatctacacactctcacacacactttcactgagacagTGTTTCCATACTTTAATGTTGCCTGTACACTCTCTCCTCTAAGGATCTTACCAGTGAAGATTTCAGTGAAAGTAGAGTAGCACAGCAAGagaagatgtcacttccttttgCCAGATTAATAAGGACTTGTTCATGTTGTTAAAATGTGTAAATGCATTAACCATTCTGACTAATTGGTTGTATTGTTAGTTGCCTTAAGAAAATCCCACAGGTGTCACATGATCTGAATTCTGCAAATATTACAAATTGAAGGGCAAATATCTGTGACAGAAATGTAAATTCAATTCCTAAACAagttacttttattttctaaatgtaTGCTGATGTTGGCTACATTTGTCCATCCTTCAGTTGACGTATAATCTGTCAAATCCCACTGAGGTCCTgaaacagtggagcagctcagcttcagcttcattagtctgatcagactctgaggtcctgaaacagtggagcagctcagcttcagcttcattagTCTGATCAGACTCTGACACTGATGTTAACACTGAAACTAAAGCTGCTTTAATGGGCTTTTTAATCCATTTTGTGATTTTAGTTAATGAGAGTTTTGAATGATACGAGAGATAAGAAGTTGTAAGAAAATGTTTCAGGAACGTTTCTTGTGGTCGATGCAGCAATCTGGCTTTAGTCCAGTAAAGAGCTGTAACAAAGCACATGAATATACTCAGGATTCAGcagtgtaggtctgaacaacaagcatctcaaattggagccatatatactgtttaaccCTCAAGTGTTCTCAACATGGTTACAGAATTGACACGCCTGACAGAAATGTTAATAATgctttttgcaaacatttgattctgattcattttgatttaaacctttCTAAAGATGCAAATAATTGTCATTATGACAGTTTTGTAAACCATTATGTATAATTTCAGATTTCTAAGCCtccttttaatgatgttgttCTACTTGTTTGTCTTCAAAATAAAGTCAATTCACaataaaatatgaattaaacattaaacagacAACTAGTGCAAATCCAAATCTCATGCTTattagtattttgtgtatttaacaaAGTACTGAACTCAGATTCCCTGTtgtccctccctcattcccctCACTGATATCAGCAGAGAGTCAAGAGACGGCACACAGCACAttcaccacagcacacagtaaTAATACTATGGAAGAGTATATGATGTAGTGGTAATGTACACATGCCATTCCATTAAACAGATTCAGCTCCACTGCATCATATAACAGAGGAGATGATGAGAGCCTTGATGAGACCCTGACTCAAGATTCCATGCACACGGTAGGAGTGATGACATCAGTGTGGCTTGTCCAATCAGAgaccaaagaagaagaaattgtctgtttttttttgtttgtttcctgtaGTAAGGAAAACTCACCACAAAACAGGACAGTGAGCAAACAAGAGCCAAGAACAGCAAAGGGGTTTTGTGTAAAGATTCAAGACCACCTGAATTAGTAGGCCAAAGACACATAATATTAATatcatattattataatttcttTCTCACTTCATTAATTCCTTTAGTTTACTTTATTAGATTGCACCCAatgttatgtggtgtgtgtgtgtgtgtgtgtgtgtgtgtgtttgtgtgtgtgtgtgtgtgtgtgttacgaccccctgcgcccctgcagacattgcagtggccatgtgtgtcctgcaggcaacagtggaGATGACGAGCGTCATGATGGACTGATTATCCATACCTGGGAGGTGTGGAGCATGAAGTATAAAACagaccagtggacacctgtctctctctctctctctctctctcgagctgaCTATGTCAGCGTACAGACGtcaaacccctagacacgtcgccCTTTGACTTGAATTGTACGGACTAAATAAACACGCGTAACTTTTGTAGAAAACCGTTGTCATCTGCctccaatgttattgtttcggtcacgagccggccggaacgtaacaatgtgtgtgtgtgtgtgtgtgtgtgtgtgttgtgatggcccagccggtgagcagtgccccacatggctgagtacagccaaacgaaggcaattaagaggcatggtgttggatgggcggtactaccccagaggattctcatagggaactcctccccacccaggtgtctctggttgtccctcccaggtgcactcaatcaatcaggcaatcaggagcctttgtaaactcaaccagaggatacggaagccagactgtcttgagctacagaggagtgagaaccagacgccttccaagacagtctcagggtaagaggcccgcggcctgccttttatattactgaagacgagtaatcgctctctatctctctcttgcctcaggaagagcccgacggagcccctgacgccaacggccagaccggtgaagctttctgagttacctttgtgcgccccctcccttttcccccttcagtttgtacaataaacctaagttctgttcaccgcaactcctgtgtctgacttctcttttccagtttgtgtacccactgtttgcccttgcaaggccaggctcccacatatggtggagaatgcgggcattCTGAGTCTTCGCTATCAGTGGGTATACCGAGTTGGAATAGAGCACgtcagaacagaggagaagggCGAACATGGAAGAGGTTTTGAAAGCCATTCTGACCTCGCAAGCCAACCTGCAGACAGCGGTAGGAGAGCTGTGTAGAGCAACAGGGAGACCGAAAGAGCGAAAGCCAAAAGAGGTGCTGACTAAACTGACGCCAGATGATGACGTCGAGACCTATATTACGCTGTTTGAAAGGGCGggcaacgagagagagatggccaaGAGCAGAATGGGCGAAACAACCTTATGCCTTTCTTGACGGCGAAGCTCAGAAAGCCTGTCGGGATCTTTCAGCTGCAGAGGCCGTGAATTACGATAAGGTAAAGACTGCCATCCTAGCTCAATATGGACTTAGCCTCCCCGCCAAGGCACAGCGAGTGCATGACTGGAGTTACGACCCTGCTCTCCCCGTCCGGGCACAGGTGATGGGGCTAGTCCGTCAAACCAGGAGCTGGCTGGAAGAACCAGAAGGGCCGCCCATAGTGGACAGAGTGGTGATTGACCGGTGTATACGGGGCTTGCCAAATGATGCCAAGAGGTATGTCGCCCAGCAGGGGCCTCCCGATGTAGACACATTAGTAGCCTTATTAGAAAATCACCGGGTGATGGCTAGTCTGATGCGGTCAGAAAATAACAAGCCAAACAATTCTAaagccaagacagagagagagacggtagGCAAAGCTTTCAGTTCCCCACCAGCCCGAACGCCCTCTGGCTGGACCGGACCGGCTGCAAGACGAACCCAGTGGCCTCCAATCCCACGATGTTTTTCCTGTGGCAGAGAGGACACCTAGCCAGAGAGTGTCCTGATCGGGATGAGCCGATGCCAACAGCCAGGTCTACGATAACAAGGGCCTCTTACTGCCACCACCTCACTACCTGTTGGGCCCATGAGGGAGCACCAGCCCCAAAGTTTCCGGTGAAGATtgcagggagagacacagaggcactcTTAGACTCCGGAAGTATGGTCTCCCTCGTCCGACCACAATTCGCCAGTGCACCCTGGGGTGAAGAGATGTCTGTGTCCTGCATCCACGGGGATACCCGGAAGTATCCAACCTCCAAAATCGAAGTGATCACTCCTCGAGGAAGATTCGCTCTACAGGTTGGGGTCGTCGAGCAACTGCCGGTTCCTGTGCTTTTTGGCCGGGACAGcccccctcttctcccgctACTGGCCAGCGAAGGCAAGGGACCCAAAACGGCGAACCAAAAAACGACCTCTGAAGATAGGAAAGTCCGTAACTCGCCCCGCCTGGGCTGCAATATCCCCCGATGGTAGCCCTGCTGAAACTTCTGATGACGACGTGGGTAAGGCTGTCCACACCCAGACCACAGCAACAGACCCTGAACGGGCAGCTGAGGTGGAGCCCCTGGAAGACATACACTCAGACGAGGTGTTCTCTCAATTTCCGGAAGTTGAAATGGAGGAAGGTCTTAGGCCAGGACAATTCGGCTCGGCCCAGCTGCGGGATCCCAACCTGACCCAAGCCTGGAGAGACGTCCAAGTGATAGAAGGTCAAAAGCAGGATGGGGTGAGTCAAGTGTCTTTTCCACATTTTATGATCAAGGATAAGCTGTTATATCGGGTAACTAAGAAGAACTCTGATATCTGTGAACAGTTGCTTATCCCAAAAGAGTATGCTTCAAAAGTGTTGTACCTAGCCCACTCCCACTTACTAGGGGCACATTTAGGAAGGGAGAAGACGTATGAACGTGTTCTCAGCCGTTTCTACTGGCCGGGAGTCAAGAGGGCCGTGGAGGAGTACTGCCGACATTGTGCCGAGTGTCAAATCAACTCCCCAAAGGTAGAGTACCGAAGTCCTCTGATACCCCTTCCCATTATTGAAACACCCTTTAGCAGGATTGGCATGGACATAGTTGGGCCCTTACCAAAGTCTAGCCGTGGTCACCGCTATATCCTAGTGATCCTGGATTATGCAACCCGTTACCCGGAGGCAATTCCTCTACGGTCTGCTACTGGGAAGGTGGTCGCCAGGGAGATGTTTCTGCTCTTCAGTAGAGTGGGCCTGCCAGAAGGAATCCTGACAGACCAAGGGTCCTGCTTTATGTCTAAAGTGATGAAATGTTTGTGCCAAAGCCTAAAGGTGAAACAAATCAGAACCTCTGTCTATCACCCTCAGACCGATGGACTTGTAGAGAGGTTCAACAAAACCTTAAAACACATGCTGCGCAAGGTAATCGCTGTTGATGGTAAGAACTGGGACCAGCTGCTGCCTTATATTCTGTTCTCTATACGCGAAGTACCCCAGGGTTCCACTGGATTTTCACCGTTCGAGCTTCTGTACGGTCGGAGGCCTCGGGGCTTGCTGGATGTGGCCAAGGAAGCCTGGGAGCAGCAGCCGTCCACCCAGCGCAGCATCGTGGAGCATGTGGAACAAATGCACCACCGAATGACCCAAGTCTGGCCCTTAGTTCGGGAGCACATGCAGCAAGCCCAAGCGCAACAGGCACAAGTATACAACCGTGGAGCCCAGGTGAGAGAGTTCAAACCAGGAGACAAGGTAATGGTTTTAATTCCAACAAATGATTGCAAGTTTTTAGCCAAGTGGCAAGGGCCTTATGAAATACTGGAACGGGTGGGGCCCGTGAATTACCGTGTACGGCAGACAGGCCGTAGGAAAGCCCAACAACTTTACCACGTAAATTTACTGAAGCCATGGCGTgagcctctccctgtcccctccaATGTCCTGGTAGCTAACCTGCCTCCCCAGGTCCTCCCTGAAAATGGGTGACCAGCTGTCCCGGCAAGGACAAGACCTCCGAGAACTGCTCGATAGAAACAGAGATGTCTTCTCTGAGGCCCCGGGACGAACAACAGTCATCGCCCATGACATCAGAACAGAGCCGGGAAAGACAGTAAGGCTACGACCATACCGAATCCCAGAGGCCAGACGGGAGGCCATCAGAAACGAGGTGAGGAAAATGCTTGACcttggggtggtggaggagtcaCACAGTGCCTGGTCCAGTCCTATAGTCCTTGTTGGAAAGCCGGATGGCAGCATTAGGTTCTGCAATGACTATCGAAAGTTAAATGAGGATTTCTCTGTTTGACACCTACCTATGCCCCGGGGTAGATGAGCTGGTCGAGAGGTTAAGGACCTGCCCCGGTTCATCTCCACGCTAGATTTAACCAAAGGATATTGGCAGGTTCCACTCACCCCACAGGCAAGGGAGAAGACGGCCCTTCTCAACGACCAGATGGTGCCTTCCACTATCGAGTCCTTCCATTTGGTCTTCATGGAGCCCGCAACGTTCCAGAGGCTCATGGA contains:
- the LOC122132357 gene encoding E3 ubiquitin-protein ligase TRIM35-like → MASKLEEDISCPVCTEIFKDPVLLSCSHSFCKVCLQQYWGTKGSRECPVCRRRSSKDNPPMNLALKNLCETFLQERGQRGALCSLHGDKLKLFCHDDQQLVCVVCRDSKLHRNHQFSPIAEAVVDRKEELKVKVDPLKEKLKAFEQVKLTYDETAKHIKTQAKHTEKMIKEEFEKLHQFLRDEEAARTATLREEEEQKGQMMKEKIETMSREISSLSDTIRAIEEKMTADDITFLQNYKSTVERAQCTLQDPERVSGALINVAKHLGNLKFRVWEKMQEIVQYTPVTLDPNTASPRLILSEDLTSVRWGDERQQLPHNPERFDKWADIVGSEGFNSGTHCWDVEVGENTWWFVGVMTESLQRKGDYDSMSGLWYVYHQDGKYGAWSPPQPSTRLTVKQKLQRIRVQLDWNRGKLSFSDPDNNTHLHTLTHTFTETVFPYFNVACTLSPLRILPVKISVKVE